The sequence below is a genomic window from Draconibacterium halophilum.
TGGTCCCGTTCGTGGAAATAGTTCAGTGATTGAAGAACTTGAAGGGGCATTTAGCGGTGCCGGCTGGAACGTTATAAAGGTAACACAGGGTTCGAAATGGGATGCACTGCTTCAAAAAGATAAAACAGGAATATTAAAAAAACGTTTGGGAGAACTTGTCGACGGTGAACGGCAGAAGTATTCGATTTCCAAAGGCGATTACATCCGGGAAGAATTCTTTGGGAAATACGACGAACTTCGGGAAATGGTAAAGGAAATGAGCGACAAGGAACTTGAAAAACTCAACCGTGGAGGCCATGATCCTCAAAAAGTTTACAATGCCTTTAAAAGAGCCCAGGAGACCCAAAATGCTCCAACAGTAATTCTCGCCTCCACCATAAAAGGTTACGGACTTGGCGAAGCCGGCGAAGGACGCAATATCACACACCAGCAGAAGAAATTAAACGAAGAAGAATTGATGCTTTTCCGCGATCGTTTTAATATCCCAATTTCTGACGACGAAGTTGCTAAAGCACCGTTTTACAAACCTGATGACGAAAGTCCCGAGATGAAATATTTGCTTCAACAGCGAAAGCAACTAGGTGGCTTTCTCCCCAAAAGAAGGACTGAAACGCCAGACATTTCACTGCCGGAGAATAAAGTTTTTGACGAATTTTTCAAAGGCTCGGGCAAACGAGAAGTGGCTACAACCATGGTTGCTGTGCAATTAATCAGCAAAATGTTAAAAGATAAAAATCTTGAAAAGCTAGTAGTACCAATTGTCCCCGACGAATCGCGTACTTTTGGAATGGATTCATTATTTCGGCAGGTGGGAATTTATGCCCATAAAGGACAACTTTACGAACCGGTTGACCGGGATAACTTTTTATATTACAAAGAAGCAAAAGATGGTGCTATTCTCGAAGAAGGAATTACTGAAGCCGGTGCCATTTCGTCGTTTATTGCCGCGGGAACTGCTTATTCTACACATCAAATAAACTGCATTCCTTTCTATATTTTTTATTCGATGTTTGGATTTCAGCGAGTTGGCGATTTTATTTGGGCTGCTGCCGATGCCCGCGCCAAAGGTTTCTTGCTAGGAGGTACAGCGGGTCGTACAACATTGGCTGGTGAAGGATTGCAACACCAGGACGGTCAAAGTCATATTCAGGCACTTTCTATTCCCGGACTTCGTGCATACGATCCGGCTTTCGCCTACGAAATAGCCGTAATCATCCGCGATGGTATTAATAGAATGTACAAAAAGGGAGAAGAAATATTCTACTACCTAACCATCATGAATGAGAAGTACAAAATGCCTGCTATGCCTGCAGGAAAAGACGTTGAAAAAGGAATAATAAACGGTTTATATAAATACCGCCGAAGTACAAAAAACAAACATAATTTGCATTTGCTCGGAAGCGGATCTATTCTTAACGAAGCTTTAAAAGCCCGCGATTTGCTAAAAAAAGACTTCGATATATACCCCGAAGTATGGAGTGTAACAAGCTACAAACAATTGTACGACGATGCTACCGAAACACAGCGTAACAATCGAATTTCGGGAGAGAATAAAAAATCGTGGATACAAGAAAGCGTGGGTACAAAACCCGGGATATTTGTTGCTGCAAGCGACTATTTAAAGGCGCTTCCGTTATCGGTATCGAAATGGTTTCCGGGTAGTTTTACAGCACTTGGCACCGATGGTTTTGGATTAAGCGAGAACCGTGAAGAGTTACGAAATCACTTCGAAACCGATGCTAAGCATATTGCCTGGGCTGCATTGGTTAGCTTGCACGACGCCGGTAAATTTTCTGACAAAAAATTACAGGCTGCCCGTAAGAAATTGGAAATACTAAGCGATAAATCCTCGGCAAAAACTCACGGGCAATAAAATTAGGAAAACTCAAAGTCTGAATTCAAAACAGTTGTAACATGAAAAAAGAAATAAAAATACCGGAAATTGCAGAGAATATTGAAACAGCGGTTGTGGCAGGAATATTGGTTTCTGAAGGCGACGAGGTAAACGAAGATCAGTCGTTGGTGGAATTGGAAACTGATAAAGCAACAACCGATCTGCCCGCTCCCGTTGCAGGCATAATCGATGAAATAAAGGTAAAAGAAGGCGACGAAGTGAAAGTGGATCAGGTTATCATGATCATTGAAACAAAGTCCGACAAAAAAGAGAAAGACAAAGAAGAAGAAGAGGAAACAAAAGATAAGAAAGAAACAAAAGAGACAGAAAGCGATACTTCCGAAACCAACGAAGACGTGGACGAAGAGCAAGAAAGTGAATCTGAAGAAGAATCAGATGACAATAAAAAAGATTTAAGCGATATACCTGCATCACCCTCGGTTCGCCGGCTTGCACGTGAGCTCGATCTGGATCTTACAAAAATAACCGGAACAGGGCCGGGAAAACGGATTACAGCTGAGGATGTAAAATCAGCTAACGAAACGGAAGGCAAAACAGAAAAGAAACAGACTGTTGAATTACCCGATTTTTCAAAGTGGGGAAACACAAGTAATGAGGACATGACTACGATCCGGAAAATCACAGCAAAAAATGTGAGCCAATCGTGGAGCACCGTCCCACATGTTACACAATTCGATGAAGCTGATATTACCGATATCGAGATGTTCAGAAAAGAAAATTCTTCGAAATTTGAAAAACAGGGGAAAAAGCTAACACTAACAGCTATTTTACTAAAAATAGCTGGCTTTGCCTTGCAAAAATTTCCGAGATTTAATGCCAGCCTCGATACGGAAAACGACAAAATTATATACAAGCATTATTTTAACATTGGTATTGCAGCGGACACACCACAGGGATTGCTCGTCCCGGTTGTTCAGGATGTGAACCAAAAATCGCTGTTGCAACTTGCAGGCGAAATTGGCGAACTGGCCGAAAAAGCACGCGAGAAAAAACTGGGACCCGAGGAAATGCAGGGAGGAAATTTTACCATTTCGAATTTGGGAGGTATTGGCGGCACTAACTTTACTCCTATTGTACTACCTCCACAAGTGGCTATTCTTGGTGTTTCAAGCGCCTCATTCAAACCTGTTTATTTTGATGAACATCAGCCAAAAAAACGATTAATCCTGCCTCTTTCACTGTCTTATGACCATCGGGTTATTGATGGAGCGGATGGCGCACGCTTCTTGCGATGGATATGCGAAGTGCTGGAAAATCCGTATAACATTTTACAATAAAGCAGAAAAAACATGAGCAAAACAGAAAAACATCAATTGGTAATTATCGGAGCCGGGCCGGGTGGATATCGTGCGGCGTTTATGGCTGCCGACCTCGGGCTTAAAGTTACACTTATCGATCCCGAAATTAATCCTGGCGGAGTGTGCCTGTATCGCGGATGTATACCTACAAAGGCATTGTTACATCTTGCCAAAATAAAGGCAGATGCTGAAAGTGCCGGAGATATGGGAATTCATTTTGATAAAGTACATATAAAGATTGACAAAATAAGAGAATGGAAAAACGAAGTGGTAAAAAAACTCACCTCAGGATTGGGACAATTGGTAAAAGCACGAAAAATTAACTACATCCGCGGGAAAGCAAAATTTCTGGACGATAATCGTATTGAAATTACAGACGATGATTCAAATAAAAAACAGATTATTTTCGAAAATGCCATTATTTCAACGGGGGCAAGTCCGGTAACTTTACCCAACATCAACACCAGTGATTCACGCATTATGCATTCAGCAGAATCTCTAAATCTGGAAGATATGCCCAACAAGCTCCTGGTAATCGGTGGGAGTTATATCGGCCTCGAAATGTCGAGTATTTACCATGCCTTGGGCTCGCAGGTTACTTTGGTTGAGCTTACCAAGGATTTGATGCCGGGAACAGACAGCGACCTGGTTAAAGAATACAAAAAAGCCAGCAAGCATACATTTCAGCAATTACTGCTCCAAACCAAAGTAAAAAATATCAAGGCAAAAAAGGATAGTCTTGAAGTTGAAATGGAAAATGAGCAGGGAGAGAACGACAAAAAGACTTTTGATAAAATACTTGTTGCCATAGGCCAGAAGCCAAATACGACAGAAATTGGTCTTGAAAACACCGGAATAAAAACAAACGAAAAGGGGTTTATTCAGGTAAACGAAAAACAACAAACTGCACAAAAAAATATTTATGCGATAGGCGATGTAACAGGGCCTCCTCTGCTGGCACATAAAGCGAGCTACGAAGGAAAAGTAGCTGCTGAAGTAATTTCCGGCAAAAAAGCTGTAAATGACGCCAAGGCTCTACCCTCTGTAATCTATACAGAGCCGGAAATAGCCACCTGCGGACTTACCGAAAAGGAAGCAAAAGATAAAGGGATCTCCTTTAAAGTGGAGAAATTCAACTGGTCAGCCTCAGGGCGGGCAGTTGCTATGAATGCTGAAAAAGGATTTACAAAATTGCTGATTGATTCCAACAACGGGCGCATTTTAGGTGCGGGAATTGTTGGTAAAAACGCCGGCGATTTAATTGCCGAGCTTGTATTGGCTATCGAGATGGGGGCAACAGCCGAAGATTTAGCGCTTACAATTCATCCGCATCCAACGCTTTCAGAAACCATTATGGAAGCCGCCGAAATGTTCTACGGAACTCCGGCTCATACATTTGTAAAATCAAAACAACAAAAATAAGATACAATGAAAAAAGCATAATAAAAGTCTTTCTAATAAGCCAGACCAGCATTATGCAATTTACATCAGTAACCATTGAAAATAAAAAAATACAAACGAATGAAAACAATTATTTTAAGCGACATTAATAATTCTGCAAAATCAATCATCCCATACGGCCTGCGGGTGGCCAGGGAACTAGAGTCGGAGGTAGATGTTCTTCATGTTATCGATCCGCGAAGCCACCCGGGAGCATACAGTTCATTATCCGACTCACAAAGCATCAGTCCCGGAGAAACACTGAGTCATGCAGAAACTATAAAACACGCGAAAAATCGGGCAAGTATTAAATTAGATAAGTTGTTGAGTGCAGAAGGATCGCGGTTAAATTATCCGCTAAAGATCAACCGGGTTATTGTGGAAAATAGCGTTGAGGACGAACTCGAACAACGTTTAGCGCAAAACCCAGACTGTCTGCTCATAGTTAATGCTGAAATGGATCAGGACATGCTTGATACCACTGAAGAGGCTGTGCGCTTAATTAAAAAAACGGGCGTACCATCTTTCATCGTTCCACCGGGTGAAACCTTTAAGTCAGACATCAGTGCTTTGATGCCTCTGAACCTCGATCAGAATAATTTCACTTCTCTTACAGATCTTAAGTTTTTCTTTGACAAGTTTAAACTTAATATCGATGCTGTTGGAGTGGTATTAAATGGCGATTATACCACTATGGAACTAAAATCACTTGCCTGGAAAGATACTGTTTCCGACTTTTTCCTATCGGAAACAAAACTGAATACCAACGTTTTAGAAGGCAAAGATTTTATCGATACCATCAGTAATTATTTTAAACGAAACAACCGACATCTGCTCCTATTGATCAACGATAGCGAAAACATAAATTTTTCGGTTGCGCATACCGTTGAATTACTGGATTCAGTTAAAAGCCCGGCTTTGGTTTATTTTCCTAAGTAAAAATCATTATTCAAACTTGCACTTGCATTAAAAACGAAAACATATGAAAATATTGATTACCGGAACCAGTTCTGGATTGGGCTTTGGATTGGCCAAATATTATTTAATACAAAATCATACCGTTTATGGCATCAGCCGGCGTTCGAATACCGAATTGAATAGTTTCGATAACTTCGCCTTCCTGTCACAAGACATTTCTGATTTTGATGATTTAAGAAATAACCTTGCTGAGTTTTTAAGGGAGACAGATAAGTTTGATCTTGTGATCTTAAATGCAGGAATGCTGAATGACATTAAAGACATGAAAGAAACCAGCCTGGAAGAAATTAAAAAAGTGATGGATGTAAATGTCTGGTCGAATAAGATCATTATTGACACCCTTTTTACTGAATTGGAAGATATCAGCCGGATAGTCGCCATTTCGTCCGGGGCATCGGTAAGCGGTGCACGGGGATGGAATGCCTATTCCCTTTCGAAAGCCACTTTAAATATGCTGATAAGTTTGTACGCGAATGAACAACCACAAACGCATTTTTGTGCACTGGCTCCCGGTCTTATCGACACAGGCATGCAGGAATACCTTTCGGGCTTGCACGATACAATGGATTTTCCAACAGTAGAACGCCTGAAAAAAGCGCGTTCGTCGGGCGAAATGCCTACAATTGAGGAAGCCGCAAAAACCAATGCGGAAGCCATTGAAAAATTAAAAAGTTACGATACTGGTTCTTTTGTTGATGTTAGAAAAATTTGAGCATTTTCTCTTTTTGATAAATTGATAAAAACTACTGTCGCAATCCTTAACAATTAAGCTATCAATTGCTGTAAACGACAAAATATTCTGGAATATAAAAGCAATGTATCTGTATTAAAAACAAAAAAAGCTGCTCTTTAAAAAAGAACAGCTTTTCGATGATTGGTATTACTTTTTACTAATTTCCATTCATTTCAAGAATCTTAAATTCAGTTCTACGGTTTTTACGATGTTCAGCTTTTGAACACGGAACGCCATCGTCGCATTTATTAACCAACTGAGTTTCGCCATATCCCATGGCCGTAATTCTATCCGCATCTATTCCTTTGCTAACAATATAACTTACAGCAGAATCTGAACGTTTCTGACTAAGTGTTTTGTTGTAAGCATCGTTACCACGACTGTCGGTGTGCGAACCAAGCTCCACTTTCCAATCGGGATTATCTTTCATTACTTTTACCAGTTTATCCAATTCAACTTCTGATGCCGGCAAAATATCCCATTTATCAAAGTCATAATAAATATTCTCCATTACAAATTTCTGGCCTACCTCTACTTTTTCAATCCACAACGTATCGCGAATAACACCGAACGGTTTTCCCACAGTTGAAATAGTTTTCGAATCGTTCATGTAACCATCAATATTGGTTGCCACTAAATATGTTTTATCTTTCTCCAGTTCTTTCTTAAATACGACTCCTGCAATCATTTGAGCAACTCCACCAAAAGTGATTTTTGCATCATCTACTGCTTCCATCGTTTTCTTATTCATAACAACCAGTTCAAGATCGTATGAACCTTGTTTTTCAAGCAATACTTTATAAATATCGTCGCTACCCATTCCTCCGTCTTTGTTCGAGCAATAGTAACCAACTTCCTCATCGGGATGAATAACAAAACCAAAATCATCTCCTTCAGAGTTCAGTTCACTTAGCTCTGCAACACCGGTAATGTTATCGCCAAACAATCCAACATTATAAAGGTCAAGATCATCGCCCGAACCTCTTCCATTCGATGCAAAAATTAAAAATTTGCCTTTATAAATAAATGGGAACATTTCGTTTTGTTCAGTATTTACAGCTTCACCCAGGTTCTGCATTTCGCCCCAGGTTCCGTTTGTACGAACCGACATATAAATATCAGTTCCGCCCAGGCCTTTGTCTGGTATGTTTGAAACAAAATACAAAGTATCTCCCGAAGCAGTTATACTTGGATGACCAACAGAATAGGTTGGATCGTTAAATGGCAATTCTCCTGTTTTTTGCCACTCGCCATTCACTTTTTTAGCGATGATAATTTTTAAGCGAATATTCGCTTTTTGATAAACTTTATTGCGCACCTCCGGATTTTCGAAATTACTTAAGGTGACAAAAAGCTCTCCGGTTGCTTCGCAGTACGATACCGGTCCGGCATGATAACCTTCGCTAGCAGAAGCAAGCTGAACGTTTTTGCCTGTTTTTACATTTCCTTTTGAATCAATTGGAGTGGAATACAAATTATAATAGATTTCCTTTTCAGAACCACTATTTAATTTTTCAATCTCTTCATCGGTATAGGCGGAATACCAAAGTTCATTTCCGACGAAGCCAGGACCAAAATCACTTTGCGTGGTATTGAGGTTGGTCTTTTCCGTTTCGAGTTTGACCATTTTTTTAAAATAAACACATTCCTTTTGAGCAAAGATTAACATAGGAACAAATGCAAAAAGAAAAAGTAATACTCTTTTCATAATTATTTGAATTTCGGATTTTCAGTAAACTTGTTTAACATTATACATATAATGATATTAAGAAAGCATCCACCTTCTTAATATGACCCTTATTTTTGCAACTTTTAATTGCATTTCGTTTTACCAAGTTAGGCTATTTTATGAAATTAATCAAGCCTTTTACTGAGCAGTACCACATTTTCGACATGATGTGTATGGGGAAACATATCAACGGGCTGAATTTTCTCAATTTGGTACAACGAATCGAACATTGCAAGGTCGCGTGCCTGAGTAGCAGGATTACAACTTACGTAAACAATTTTTTGCGGCTCCATCTTTAAAATGGTCTCCACAACATCGGCATGCATTCCTGCCCGTGGCGGATCTGTAATTACCACCTCCGGGCTACCATGTTCGTTTATAAAAGTTTCGTTAAGTACATCTTTCATATCTCCGGCAAAAAAAGATGTGTTCCCAATATTATTCAATTCCGAATTTAGTTTAGCATCCTCAATCGCTTCAGGCACATATTCAATACCCACTACCTTTTTAGCGTTTTTTGCCACAAAGTTTGCAATAGTTCCGGTTCCGGTATAAAGGTCGTAAACAGTTTCATTCCCTGTAAGCTCAGCGAAATTTCGGGTTACTTGATACAATTCATACGCTTGATCAGAATTGGTTTGATAAAAGCTTTTAGGCCCTATTTTAAACTTTAAGCCCTCCATTTCTTCTAGTATATAATCACGTCCTGCAAATACTTTAATTTCCTGATCAGTAATGGTATCGTTTCCTTTCGAGTTAATTACATATAGCAACGAAGTGATATCGGGGAATTCATTTTTAACGGCTTCCAAAAGCTGTTCGCGTGCCGGTTGGTCTTCGTAAAAGAAACTTACAATAACCATTAATTCCCCTGTTGAGGTTGTTCTGATAATCAATGTTCTCAAGAAACCACTCTGTTCACGAATATCGAAAAAAGGAAGTTTTGCACTCAGCGCATAGTTATAAATAAAGTTACGAATTTGGTTCGACGGATCGTCTTGCAACCAGCATTTTTGAATATTTACGATTTTGTCAAACAATCCGGGAACATGAAAACCAAGCGCGTTCGGGTCCTTTATTTCCTCATCGCGTTCTATCTCCTCAAAACTTAACCAGCGTTTGTTAGAGAAAGTGAACTCCATTTTATTCCGGTAAAAAGTATTCTTTTCAGAACCACGAATTGGCAATATTTCCGGCATATCCATCTTCCCAATCCTTGAAAGTTGATCCTGCACTTGCTTTTGCTTGTAATACAATTGCTTTTCGTATGGCAGAATTTGCCACTTGCATCCACCGCATACTCCAAAATGCTTACAGAAAGCTTCGGCTCTATCTTCGCTGTAAGTTTTAAACTCTTTTACTAAGGCTTCCTGGTAACGCTTTCTTTTCTTTGTTACCTGCAAGTCAACCACGTCTCCTGGAACGGCCAGTTTGGTAAAAACCACTACATCGCCAACACGTGCAACAGCTTTTCCTTCAGACCCAATATCTTCAATCGTTACATTCTCGTAAAATGGCTTATTTCTTTTTCTTCTTCCCACGTCTAACTAATTTTGCACAAATATAATTCAATATTCATTATTGCATTATTATTGTTTAAATAGTCATTTCCCAAAAAAAAATAGACTTTCCCATTATGGGAAAAGAAGTCTGCTTTGTATACTTAAAAGTGATTTTATGTTTGACAAACCTTTTCTTCTTTAATCATTTCCTTATATTTGCTATTGATTTAATGGTTGGTTTTATTTTCAATAAGTAAAACTTTAAAAGGGGAAAGCGACTTCTGTATTTATGATTGGTTTTGTGTTTAGGGGTTTGTAAATTATCAATCATCTTCAAAAAGCGTCCATAGAGCTTTCCCCTTCCTTTTTACCCGAGAGGGTATTTTTTATAGCCTTTTTTTGAGAAATCGTCATTAACAATTTACTTTATACATTCTAAATCGGAACCTTTAATCAATAAAATCAGTTGATTATAATTACGAATTAGCTGGTGCAATATTATGAAGTACAAATGATGATTAATATTGTTTGTTCAGGCCAGCTTGATATGTTGCAGAATATAAGCTCAACAAATTTCAATGCAAATCGTTAGATCCCTATCCCGTTGGTGGAAGTGATGGAAACAAAAAAAGCTCCGAATTTCTTCGAAGCTTTTCTGTGGTGTGACTCAGCTGGGGGCAGAACCTCCTCCATACTGAGCTGATTACCAGTATTTTAAAAACGCCAAAATCTTTAGGTCTCCTATGGGTCTCTCTCCAAATATTCGTTACTATCTCGTTTTATATTTCACACTAATATTTAAATTAAATTACTGCCGCTCTTCCTGAGCTCAAATATTCCCTAATGGAAGATATATGCAGTAATTTTTGCTTCTTATCATCAGCCAACTTGATTTCTTTATTCCCGCTCATTAAAGATTCCAAAGGAATACCAAGGTATCTATTCAATAAGGTTATCATCTTCAGCGTTAAATTTCGTTTTCCATTTAATACTTCAGAGACTCTTGTTTTCCCTCCAAAAAGTGGAGCTACATCAGCCTGTTTCAAGTTCATTTGTTCCATTCTGAACTTAATAGCTTCTATTGGCGATGGAGCGTCCATCTGATGATTTTCCAGCTCGTATTTCTCAACCAACAATGAAAGCAACTCCATTTCTTCACCTTCGGGACTGTTGGGTTCAACTGCATTCTCAGAAGCATTTATAAGTGAATATATTCTTTCACATGCTTTGTTATATTCTTCTTCTGTTTTTAAAATTTTAGTCTTCATAACTTACTGTTTTTGCATCAATTTTATCGTATTCCTTATGAGAGCCAAACCACACAATAAAAACAATCTTGAGTTTATATTCAATATCCACAATCAACCTATAATCATTTCCTTTTATATTAAACACAACCCGCTTTGAACTTATAATGCTGGCGTTCCTATATTTCGCCTTTAGCTCACTTGCATTATCCCAAACAGAAAATTTAACCTCGTAAATCCATGCCTTCAAAGATTCTTCCGCATTTTTGTATTTACTTGATTTGCAATAATCCGTCAGAGTTTTTTCTTTGATAATTCTCATTATTGCAAAGATACAAAAAAGTTACCCCATATGGTAACTTCTGATTGTTTCTTTTTCTAACATCCTATTTTGATTTTTTTAATAAACGTACCATGATTAGTTTTTTCTGTTGTGCTAATATTAGTAAAACCTGCAAGATGACAATCTAACACACTCTATTACTTGCACATATAAGCATAAAAAATTGGAGGGTAACATTAGCTTATAATCAGAATTTCATGGACAGAGAAGCTGATTTACTTTTCTTCTTTTTAGGCTCAGGAAGAACCGGTTTCGGATTCGAATCCTGATGATCCAGAATATAATCAACAGCTTTTTGGGCTAAACCGGAAGCGATAACAATAAACTTCTTATCACTTTTTAGCTTCTTTAACCAACCTTGAATGTAAGCTGCACTATTATCGATTGTCGCATTTTCTATGCCGCAAATGCCGCAAAGGTACGCAGCTCCCATCTCGGCCACCATCTCTTCTTGCGAAT
It includes:
- the aceE gene encoding pyruvate dehydrogenase (acetyl-transferring), homodimeric type, translating into MTTKNTNKIRAFENQEWLDSLEYLIKNDDDERVTEILDILRKHALEKGITKALKLTTPYINSIPKSEETDYPGDRDLERKIKSIIRWNAMAMVVQANKKNDGIGGHISTYASAATLYEVAFNHFFRGGDNGDPADLIYFQGHASPGIYARSFLEGRFSEKMLENFRKELKPDGGLSSYPHPRLMKDYWQFPTVSMGLGPIMAIYQARFNKYLQDKGLLDNEGQKVWAFLGDGEMDEPESLGALTLASREELDNLIFVVNCNLQRLDGPVRGNSSVIEELEGAFSGAGWNVIKVTQGSKWDALLQKDKTGILKKRLGELVDGERQKYSISKGDYIREEFFGKYDELREMVKEMSDKELEKLNRGGHDPQKVYNAFKRAQETQNAPTVILASTIKGYGLGEAGEGRNITHQQKKLNEEELMLFRDRFNIPISDDEVAKAPFYKPDDESPEMKYLLQQRKQLGGFLPKRRTETPDISLPENKVFDEFFKGSGKREVATTMVAVQLISKMLKDKNLEKLVVPIVPDESRTFGMDSLFRQVGIYAHKGQLYEPVDRDNFLYYKEAKDGAILEEGITEAGAISSFIAAGTAYSTHQINCIPFYIFYSMFGFQRVGDFIWAAADARAKGFLLGGTAGRTTLAGEGLQHQDGQSHIQALSIPGLRAYDPAFAYEIAVIIRDGINRMYKKGEEIFYYLTIMNEKYKMPAMPAGKDVEKGIINGLYKYRRSTKNKHNLHLLGSGSILNEALKARDLLKKDFDIYPEVWSVTSYKQLYDDATETQRNNRISGENKKSWIQESVGTKPGIFVAASDYLKALPLSVSKWFPGSFTALGTDGFGLSENREELRNHFETDAKHIAWAALVSLHDAGKFSDKKLQAARKKLEILSDKSSAKTHGQ
- a CDS encoding 2-oxo acid dehydrogenase subunit E2, with the translated sequence MKKEIKIPEIAENIETAVVAGILVSEGDEVNEDQSLVELETDKATTDLPAPVAGIIDEIKVKEGDEVKVDQVIMIIETKSDKKEKDKEEEEETKDKKETKETESDTSETNEDVDEEQESESEEESDDNKKDLSDIPASPSVRRLARELDLDLTKITGTGPGKRITAEDVKSANETEGKTEKKQTVELPDFSKWGNTSNEDMTTIRKITAKNVSQSWSTVPHVTQFDEADITDIEMFRKENSSKFEKQGKKLTLTAILLKIAGFALQKFPRFNASLDTENDKIIYKHYFNIGIAADTPQGLLVPVVQDVNQKSLLQLAGEIGELAEKAREKKLGPEEMQGGNFTISNLGGIGGTNFTPIVLPPQVAILGVSSASFKPVYFDEHQPKKRLILPLSLSYDHRVIDGADGARFLRWICEVLENPYNILQ
- the lpdA gene encoding dihydrolipoyl dehydrogenase encodes the protein MSKTEKHQLVIIGAGPGGYRAAFMAADLGLKVTLIDPEINPGGVCLYRGCIPTKALLHLAKIKADAESAGDMGIHFDKVHIKIDKIREWKNEVVKKLTSGLGQLVKARKINYIRGKAKFLDDNRIEITDDDSNKKQIIFENAIISTGASPVTLPNINTSDSRIMHSAESLNLEDMPNKLLVIGGSYIGLEMSSIYHALGSQVTLVELTKDLMPGTDSDLVKEYKKASKHTFQQLLLQTKVKNIKAKKDSLEVEMENEQGENDKKTFDKILVAIGQKPNTTEIGLENTGIKTNEKGFIQVNEKQQTAQKNIYAIGDVTGPPLLAHKASYEGKVAAEVISGKKAVNDAKALPSVIYTEPEIATCGLTEKEAKDKGISFKVEKFNWSASGRAVAMNAEKGFTKLLIDSNNGRILGAGIVGKNAGDLIAELVLAIEMGATAEDLALTIHPHPTLSETIMEAAEMFYGTPAHTFVKSKQQK
- a CDS encoding SDR family NAD(P)-dependent oxidoreductase; its protein translation is MKILITGTSSGLGFGLAKYYLIQNHTVYGISRRSNTELNSFDNFAFLSQDISDFDDLRNNLAEFLRETDKFDLVILNAGMLNDIKDMKETSLEEIKKVMDVNVWSNKIIIDTLFTELEDISRIVAISSGASVSGARGWNAYSLSKATLNMLISLYANEQPQTHFCALAPGLIDTGMQEYLSGLHDTMDFPTVERLKKARSSGEMPTIEEAAKTNAEAIEKLKSYDTGSFVDVRKI
- a CDS encoding OmpA family protein — translated: MKRVLLFLFAFVPMLIFAQKECVYFKKMVKLETEKTNLNTTQSDFGPGFVGNELWYSAYTDEEIEKLNSGSEKEIYYNLYSTPIDSKGNVKTGKNVQLASASEGYHAGPVSYCEATGELFVTLSNFENPEVRNKVYQKANIRLKIIIAKKVNGEWQKTGELPFNDPTYSVGHPSITASGDTLYFVSNIPDKGLGGTDIYMSVRTNGTWGEMQNLGEAVNTEQNEMFPFIYKGKFLIFASNGRGSGDDLDLYNVGLFGDNITGVAELSELNSEGDDFGFVIHPDEEVGYYCSNKDGGMGSDDIYKVLLEKQGSYDLELVVMNKKTMEAVDDAKITFGGVAQMIAGVVFKKELEKDKTYLVATNIDGYMNDSKTISTVGKPFGVIRDTLWIEKVEVGQKFVMENIYYDFDKWDILPASEVELDKLVKVMKDNPDWKVELGSHTDSRGNDAYNKTLSQKRSDSAVSYIVSKGIDADRITAMGYGETQLVNKCDDGVPCSKAEHRKNRRTEFKILEMNGN
- the rlmD gene encoding 23S rRNA (uracil(1939)-C(5))-methyltransferase RlmD; this translates as MGRRKRNKPFYENVTIEDIGSEGKAVARVGDVVVFTKLAVPGDVVDLQVTKKRKRYQEALVKEFKTYSEDRAEAFCKHFGVCGGCKWQILPYEKQLYYKQKQVQDQLSRIGKMDMPEILPIRGSEKNTFYRNKMEFTFSNKRWLSFEEIERDEEIKDPNALGFHVPGLFDKIVNIQKCWLQDDPSNQIRNFIYNYALSAKLPFFDIREQSGFLRTLIIRTTSTGELMVIVSFFYEDQPAREQLLEAVKNEFPDITSLLYVINSKGNDTITDQEIKVFAGRDYILEEMEGLKFKIGPKSFYQTNSDQAYELYQVTRNFAELTGNETVYDLYTGTGTIANFVAKNAKKVVGIEYVPEAIEDAKLNSELNNIGNTSFFAGDMKDVLNETFINEHGSPEVVITDPPRAGMHADVVETILKMEPQKIVYVSCNPATQARDLAMFDSLYQIEKIQPVDMFPHTHHVENVVLLSKRLD
- a CDS encoding helix-turn-helix domain-containing protein; the protein is MKTKILKTEEEYNKACERIYSLINASENAVEPNSPEGEEMELLSLLVEKYELENHQMDAPSPIEAIKFRMEQMNLKQADVAPLFGGKTRVSEVLNGKRNLTLKMITLLNRYLGIPLESLMSGNKEIKLADDKKQKLLHISSIREYLSSGRAAVI
- a CDS encoding type II toxin-antitoxin system HigB family toxin, giving the protein MRIIKEKTLTDYCKSSKYKNAEESLKAWIYEVKFSVWDNASELKAKYRNASIISSKRVVFNIKGNDYRLIVDIEYKLKIVFIVWFGSHKEYDKIDAKTVSYED